A window of Candidatus Dojkabacteria bacterium contains these coding sequences:
- a CDS encoding sodium:calcium antiporter, whose amino-acid sequence MDLLLKLTGIVILLLLMIKSAGVIRSSLVSLSYRTRINYFISGFVLLSFASSLPEFSIAISSASQDVPQLSVGNLFGATLFLMTVTVGALAIKHRSIPFKTMFGRREVIMSLLLIFMMAVVVIDKNLSKADGVILISAYVGLILYLLFKTKRANDLNPQHTKIANSKLILLTIKMVIGVTVLIVASNFLVNQVVDVASILKIPEVLVGILILGIGTNTPELVVALTSSATNENKIAAGNVLGSATTNVAILGLVAILSPYQLNGSSTILVVSIILTVTCLILGYFAWTDKRIVRWEGIALVFLYLIMFVYSLNKVIHF is encoded by the coding sequence ATGGATCTACTGCTTAAACTCACAGGGATAGTAATACTGCTCTTGCTCATGATAAAGAGCGCAGGGGTAATTCGTTCGTCACTAGTCTCACTTTCTTACCGTACACGGATCAACTATTTCATAAGTGGGTTTGTATTACTGTCATTTGCATCAAGTCTCCCCGAATTTTCAATCGCCATAAGCTCAGCCAGCCAGGATGTACCACAGCTTTCAGTGGGGAATCTATTCGGTGCAACATTGTTTTTGATGACTGTAACTGTTGGCGCGCTGGCAATAAAGCACCGCTCAATACCCTTTAAGACTATGTTTGGCAGGCGGGAAGTGATTATGTCTCTTCTCCTCATCTTTATGATGGCTGTTGTGGTTATCGACAAAAATCTTAGCAAAGCCGACGGAGTAATCTTAATCTCAGCCTATGTGGGACTGATACTGTACCTATTATTTAAGACTAAGCGGGCAAATGACCTAAACCCGCAGCACACGAAAATAGCAAATAGTAAGTTAATACTTCTCACCATAAAGATGGTTATAGGTGTAACGGTCTTAATTGTGGCATCAAACTTCCTCGTGAATCAGGTCGTTGATGTAGCTTCAATTCTGAAAATACCAGAGGTGTTGGTTGGTATCCTTATTCTTGGTATTGGCACAAACACTCCTGAGCTAGTTGTAGCACTAACAAGCAGCGCCACCAATGAGAATAAAATTGCAGCTGGAAACGTCCTTGGTAGTGCAACTACTAATGTAGCGATATTGGGTCTTGTAGCGATTTTAAGTCCTTATCAGCTCAATGGTTCAAGCACAATTCTTGTCGTGTCGATTATCCTGACAGTAACATGCCTAATACTAGGCTATTTCGCTTGGACCGATAAGCGTATTGTGCGCTGGGAGGGTATTGCACTTGTTTTTCTCTATCTCATTATGTTTGTTTACAGCTTGAATAAAGTGATACATTTTTGA
- a CDS encoding prephenate dehydratase domain-containing protein, giving the protein MKIGIQGGEGSFNHSAALKYISENGIKNAKIEYLYTSERVLAALEAGEVDLGLFAIFNTLGGVVEESAEAIGKHDFQYVDTLSLQIRHFLMCSHECSAADLKTIYAHPQVFIQCALTLGKRYASVELRSGDGEMIDTARAAQALASGELDKHCAILGNKDMAEIYGLKIVDEDLQDREDNNTHFLIVRPLKQLKA; this is encoded by the coding sequence ATGAAAATAGGAATACAGGGTGGTGAAGGAAGCTTCAACCACTCAGCAGCATTAAAATATATATCGGAAAACGGCATCAAAAATGCTAAGATTGAATATCTGTATACATCGGAGCGAGTCTTGGCTGCCCTGGAGGCGGGGGAGGTTGATTTAGGATTGTTTGCGATATTTAATACTCTCGGTGGTGTCGTTGAGGAAAGTGCAGAGGCGATCGGCAAGCACGATTTTCAGTATGTCGATACGCTTTCCCTTCAGATCAGGCATTTCTTGATGTGCTCGCACGAGTGCTCAGCAGCAGACCTCAAGACGATCTATGCCCATCCACAGGTGTTTATCCAGTGCGCGCTGACACTGGGGAAACGGTATGCATCGGTTGAGCTCCGTTCGGGCGATGGCGAGATGATTGATACCGCAAGAGCAGCCCAGGCCTTGGCATCTGGAGAGCTTGATAAGCATTGCGCGATCTTAGGAAACAAAGATATGGCAGAGATTTACGGCTTGAAAATTGTGGACGAGGATCTTCAGGACAGAGAAGATAACAATACACATTTTCTTATTGTCCGACCCCTTAAGCAGCTAAAAGCATAG